TGTAAAATTTGTACCTACGAATTATAATAGCACAAGAAACAGAAAACGATTACATTTTTTTAAAAAGGAGCCGAAAAAAATGGCAGAGAAAAAGATTATGTTGGTCTGCGCCGCTGGTATGTCAACAAGTATGCTGGTTGCACGCATGCAAAAAGCCGCCGAAAAAGATGGCGTTGAGGTCAATATTTTTGCAACCGCCGCTTCCGATGCAGACAACAAATTAGCTGAGGAAAAACCAGATGTTCTGATGTTAGGACCTCAAGTCCGCTATCTTGAAGGTCAATTCAAAAAGGATCTCGATATTCCGGTTGATGTGATTAACATGCAGGATTACGGCTTGATGAACGGCGAAAAAGTCCTCAAGGCGTCCTTGAAGGCAATTGCAGATGGTAAACAAGGAGAAGAAGCATAATGAGTGAAGAAGATCAGAACCTCGAAACTGTCATGGGCTTGATCATGAATGGTGGCAACGCCAAGAGTTCTGCCTTTGAAGCTATTCACGCAGCCAAAGCAGGCGATTTTGAAAAGGCCGACGAAAAGCTTAAAGAGTCCGACCACTTTCTGACTGAAGCCCACAACGTTCAAACAGGCATGTTAACCGCTGAAGCCCAAGGCGATCATGCCGAGGTTACCTTGTTAATGGTTCACAGTCAGGATCATCTGATGAATGCCATCACCTTCCGCGATTTAGCTGGTGAAATGGTTGATTTGTACAAACGATTAAGCGAGAAAGAAGCCTAGGAAAACAAATAAGCCTTCGCCACGCGATGACGCATGAAGGCTTATTTGCAGTGGCCATTGTGAATAAACGGCTGTTATGAAATCCCAAATAATCGCACCAAAAAGGCGACTCAGCAAATGAGCCGCCTTTTTAATACTATATGTTATTTTTGCTGGCGACCTGCCTGCCATTCTTACCGCAGAATGCCATACTTAACAGAGTCCCAGTAACGATCCTGATAATAACGAACTTGTCGGACACGCGCTTCCTCCTGCATGCCAACTGCTTTAGCCAAACCGATCATCCGATCATTGCCTGACCAGGTGGTGATACCTAAATGCGGCAGGTTGACGAGTCCGAAGATGCGATCAATCCAC
This genomic window from Lacticaseibacillus paracasei subsp. paracasei contains:
- a CDS encoding PTS sugar transporter subunit IIB, with protein sequence MAEKKIMLVCAAGMSTSMLVARMQKAAEKDGVEVNIFATAASDADNKLAEEKPDVLMLGPQVRYLEGQFKKDLDIPVDVINMQDYGLMNGEKVLKASLKAIADGKQGEEA
- a CDS encoding PTS lactose/cellobiose transporter subunit IIA, whose amino-acid sequence is MSEEDQNLETVMGLIMNGGNAKSSAFEAIHAAKAGDFEKADEKLKESDHFLTEAHNVQTGMLTAEAQGDHAEVTLLMVHSQDHLMNAITFRDLAGEMVDLYKRLSEKEA